A section of the Oryzias latipes chromosome 10, ASM223467v1 genome encodes:
- the gprin1 gene encoding G protein-regulated inducer of neurite outgrowth 1: protein MGSLKNETKGLMEEHQLCEKTDDGERQVNSKQNSAGDGRSCQEDNQPELFQNTNSEEDTVKNAISKEVLSEEKGDKDEMPWAQQPAADEATATKNNITISKIRPSDGEAQDTDAVFECESDAATDSISLPVPLTPDPSDPRSPAPFGQNHIRTQVSLEVVQCRSAATSPMTPPQGESSFFFPSTFGKSDAGGDTTDTGLQVGQQVEFCSVATSPMTPKTPYATAFPALVGKETVQMKEKEKNGQEQSNNSQQVVSIVTSQEEVESQKTNAVKMVAKESDPVSSGSPGNASTFLTAGSRDSKGTVENSNQQNKQQRMGSMDQDITILVTHHGNNEDEDEEQADSYVVESETIKVDECEEGRANKNDEKSTDEKTHDTSDPEQKQKQAKEEGKPCMRAESLEVTERKDACEETADASPIKSPIPESPAPFGCHNIRTQVSLEVVQCQSAATSPMTPPEGDQAFCFPSTFGKFAAVCTETKDAELQVGQEVEFRSVATAPMTPRTPIATTFPDIKRGVSIEEKITEEEEKKEPVTEDEKEEQVNKDEKAEDKEETINCNNTDDEKCEEPVQEVSWDEKGMTWEVYGAVVEVAVLGSAIQKHLEKQVKKQKRQTSLPPPPPLNPSATPLTTELVQGGSGKGCGGKRREDRKVNRRRRNPFRQLMENMQQPHCCSRAHTTE, encoded by the coding sequence ATGGGAAGTCTAAAGAACGAGACGAAAGGTTTGATGGAGGAACATCAGCTTTGTGAGAAGACAGATGATGGAGAAAGGCAGGTAAACTCAAAGCAAAACTCTGCAGGAGATGGACGTTCGTGTCAAGAAGACAATCAGCCAGAACTTTTTCAGAATACCAACTCTGAAGAGGACACAGTGAAAAATGCAATTTCCAAAGAAGTGCTTTCTGAAGAAAAAGGTGATAAAGATGAAATGCCCTGGGCACAGCAGCCTGCAGCAgatgaagcaacagcaacaaaaaacaatataacaATATCTAAAATCCGCCCCAGTGACGGAGAAGCGCAGGACACAGACGCAGTTTTTGAATGCGAAAGTGATGCAGCCACTGACAGCATCTCTCTTCCGGTGCCACTGACTCCAGACCCTTCTGACCCCCGCTCACCAGCCCCCTTCGGGCAAAACCACATTCGCACTCAAGTGAGCTTGGAGGTGGTGCAGTGCCGCTCAGCAGCCACCAGCCCCATGACTCCTCCCCAGGGTGAAAgctcctttttctttccaaGTACTTTTGGGAAATCTGATGCTGGTGGTGACACCACGGACACTGGCCTGCAGGTGGGTCAGCAGGTGGAGTTTTGCTCTGTTGCCACCTCCCCTATGACCCCAAAAACACCATATGCCACAGCTTTCCCGGCACTGGTTGGAAAAGAAACTGTACAGATgaaggaaaaggagaaaaacggACAGGAACAGAGTAACAATAGCCAACAAGTGGTTTCGATTGTAACAAGTCAAGAGGAAGTGGAgtcacagaaaacaaatgctgtCAAGATGGTCGCTAAAGAATCCGACCCCGTTTCAAGTGGATCTCCAGGGAACGCCAGCACCTTTCTGACGGCTGGGTCACGTGATTCAAAAGGGACTGTGGAGAACAGCAATCAGCAGAACAAGCAACAGAGGATGGGAAGCATGGATCAAGATATTACAATTTTGGTGACACATCATGGTAATAATGAAGACGAGGATGAAGAACAGGCTGATTCATATGTAGTTGAATCAGAGACGATTAAGGTAGATGAATGTGAGGAAGGTCGAGCGAACAAAAATGACGAAAAAAGCACAGATGAAAAGACACATGACACATCAGACCCcgagcaaaagcaaaaacaggctaaagaagaaggaaaaccaTGTATGAGAGCTGAAAGTTTGGAGGTGACTGAAAGAAAAGATGCATGTGAAGAGACGGCAGATGCTTCTCCAATCAAATCTCCAATTCCTGAATCTCCAGCTCCATTCGGCTGCCACAACATCCGCACGCAAGTGAGCCTGGAGGTGGTGCAGTGTCAGTCTGCAGCGACCAGCCCCATGACCCCTCCAGAGGGAGACCAAGCCTTTTGCTTCCCAAGTACTTTTGGGAAATTTGCAGCTGTATGCACAGAAACTAAAGACGCTGAGCTGCAGGTGGGCCAAGAAGTGGAATTCCGCTCTGTTGCTACGGCACCCATGACCCCAAGAACCCCTATTGCTACAACTTTTCCTGATATCAAGAGAGGGGTCAGCATTGAGGAGAAAATaactgaggaggaagagaaaaagGAGCCAGTAACTGAGgatgaaaaagaagaacaagTTAATAAAGATGAAAAGGCAGAGGACAAAGAGGAAACAATAAACTGTAATAATACAGACGACGAGAAGTGTGAGGAACCAGTGCAGGAGGTGAGCTGGGATGAAAAAGGGATGACGTGGGAGGTGTACGGAGCCGTGGTGGAGGTGGCCGTGCTGGGCTCTGCCATCCAGAAACACCTGGAGAAACAGGTGAAGAAGCAAAAGAGGCAGACCTCTTTGCCACCCCCACCTCCGCTCAACCCCTCAGCCACACCCCTCACTACAGAGTTAGTGCAGGGGGGTTCAGGAAAGGGCTGTGGCGGTAAAAGGAGGGAGGACAGGAAAGTGAACCGACGCCGAAGAAACCCTTTCCGCCAGCTGATGGAGAACATGCAGCAGCCGCACTGTTGCTCCAGAGCTCACACCACGGAGTGA